A single window of Natronocella acetinitrilica DNA harbors:
- a CDS encoding 16S rRNA (uracil(1498)-N(3))-methyltransferase, whose amino-acid sequence MRCPRIHVAGPLTPGQSLQLEGTAAQHVRVLRLRPDDPITLFDGRGGEHAAVILAVERRQVSILVGDHRAVEVESPLWLTLIQGVGKGDRMDWVVQKAVELGVQAIVPVVTERTVVRLDDSRAEKRRLHWQGVINSACEQCGRNTMPELGPLMPLADIWPTLVDGIRLVLDPMGACRLQDLGEPAGPVHLLVGPEGGLSDREIAEAHGHGFRSVRLGPRVLRTETAGMTMIAAMQTLWGDLG is encoded by the coding sequence ATGCGTTGCCCCCGCATTCACGTTGCCGGTCCGCTAACCCCCGGCCAGTCGCTTCAGCTTGAAGGCACCGCTGCGCAGCACGTGCGTGTGCTGCGCCTGCGGCCCGATGACCCCATCACCCTGTTTGATGGTCGCGGTGGTGAGCACGCCGCGGTGATTCTGGCAGTGGAGCGCCGGCAGGTGTCCATTCTGGTGGGCGACCATCGGGCCGTGGAGGTGGAGTCGCCGCTGTGGCTGACGCTGATCCAGGGAGTGGGCAAGGGTGATCGCATGGACTGGGTGGTGCAGAAGGCAGTGGAGCTTGGGGTTCAAGCCATCGTGCCGGTGGTCACGGAGCGCACCGTGGTCAGACTGGACGACAGCCGTGCCGAGAAGCGCAGGCTGCACTGGCAGGGCGTGATCAACAGCGCCTGCGAGCAGTGCGGCCGTAATACGATGCCGGAATTAGGGCCGTTGATGCCCCTGGCGGATATCTGGCCGACGCTGGTCGATGGTATCCGCCTGGTTCTGGACCCCATGGGTGCGTGCCGGTTGCAGGACCTGGGCGAACCAGCCGGGCCGGTACACCTGCTGGTCGGTCCGGAAGGCGGTCTATCGGATCGGGAAATCGCCGAGGCGCATGGCCACGGTTTCCGGTCGGTTCGGCTGGGTCCACGGGTATTGCGCACCGAGACCGCAGGCATGACCATGATCGCCGCCATGCAGACCCTCTGGGGAGATCTCGGCTGA
- a CDS encoding adenosylmethionine--8-amino-7-oxononanoate transaminase yields the protein MPNDDLVRRDLNVLWHPCSQMKDHEWLPLVPIKRGDGVWLQDFDGNRYIDAISSWWVNLFGHANPRINHAIKEQLEELEHVILAGFSHRPVIELSERLVELTPAPLTRCFYSDNGSAAVEVALKMSYHYWRNQGAPEKHRFITLSQSYHGETLGTLGVGDVALYKDTYKPLLMEAITVPSPDCFQRIDGDSWADHSRRSFALMEAALERHGHETAAVIVEPLVQCATGMRMYDPVYLSLLREACDRHNVHLIADEIAVGFGRTGTMFACEQADISPDFMLLSKGLTGGYLPLAVTLTTDTVYQAFYDDYDTLRAFLHSHSYTGNPLACRAALATLDIFKQDRVLERNRRLAEVMGQAVSHLADHPNIGEVRQTGMILAMEMVRDKTTRAPYPWQERRGLRVYQHALTRQALLRPLGNVVYLMPPYVITESQIGHLAQVAEEGINLATRD from the coding sequence ATGCCGAACGACGACCTCGTCCGCCGGGACCTCAACGTCCTCTGGCACCCCTGCAGCCAGATGAAGGACCACGAATGGCTGCCGCTGGTCCCGATCAAGCGGGGTGACGGCGTCTGGCTGCAGGACTTCGACGGCAACCGCTATATCGACGCCATCAGCTCCTGGTGGGTGAACCTGTTCGGCCACGCCAACCCGCGCATCAATCACGCCATCAAGGAACAGCTCGAGGAACTGGAACACGTCATCCTGGCCGGTTTCTCCCACCGGCCGGTCATCGAGCTCTCGGAACGACTGGTGGAGCTGACGCCCGCACCGCTCACCCGCTGCTTCTACAGCGACAACGGCTCGGCGGCGGTAGAGGTGGCCTTGAAGATGAGCTACCACTACTGGCGCAATCAGGGTGCACCGGAAAAGCACCGCTTCATCACCCTGTCCCAGAGCTATCACGGCGAGACGCTGGGCACTCTCGGTGTCGGTGATGTCGCGCTCTACAAGGACACCTACAAGCCGCTGTTGATGGAGGCGATCACGGTTCCGTCACCAGACTGCTTCCAGCGCATCGATGGCGATAGCTGGGCCGATCACAGCCGGCGCAGTTTTGCGCTGATGGAAGCGGCCCTGGAGCGTCACGGGCACGAGACCGCGGCAGTCATCGTGGAACCCCTGGTGCAATGCGCCACGGGCATGCGCATGTACGACCCGGTGTACCTATCCCTGCTGCGCGAGGCCTGCGACCGCCATAACGTCCATCTGATCGCCGACGAGATCGCCGTTGGCTTCGGCCGCACGGGCACCATGTTCGCCTGCGAGCAGGCGGATATCTCGCCGGACTTCATGCTGCTGTCCAAGGGATTGACCGGCGGCTATCTGCCCCTGGCGGTCACGCTGACCACCGACACGGTCTACCAGGCCTTTTACGACGACTACGATACGCTGCGGGCGTTCCTGCACTCTCATAGCTACACCGGCAACCCGCTGGCCTGCCGGGCCGCATTGGCTACGCTGGATATCTTCAAGCAGGACCGGGTACTGGAGCGTAACCGCAGACTTGCGGAAGTCATGGGCCAGGCGGTCAGCCACCTGGCGGATCATCCGAATATCGGCGAAGTTCGCCAGACCGGCATGATCCTGGCCATGGAAATGGTCCGTGACAAGACCACGCGCGCACCCTACCCCTGGCAGGAGCGTCGCGGTCTGCGCGTCTACCAGCACGCGCTGACGCGACAGGCACTGCTGCGCCCGCTGGGCAATGTGGTGTATCTGATGCCGCCCTATGTGATCACGGAAAGCCAGATCGGCCATCTCGCCCAGGTCGCCGAAGAGGGCATCAACCTCGCCACCCGGGACTGA
- the metF gene encoding methylenetetrahydrofolate reductase [NAD(P)H], translating to MTTETSTQPEYSFEFFPPKTAEGAEKLRVTRERLAALGPRFFSVTFGAGGSTRDRTFETVIEIQRDSGIDAAPHLSCIGSTPESISEILGQYREAGIRHIVALRGDMPSGTGTGGPGHFRYANELVEFIREQHGNHFRIEVACYPEVHPQSEDADTDLMHFKRKVDAGADSAMTQYFFNPDAYFRFVDRCADVGVDIPIVPGIMPIQNFKQLARFSDACGAEIPRWLRKRLATFADDRESLQNFGVDVVTELCYDLLQGGAPGLHFYTLNSAALTERIWNNLGLATETE from the coding sequence ATGACCACAGAAACCAGCACACAACCCGAGTACAGTTTCGAGTTCTTCCCCCCCAAAACGGCGGAAGGCGCGGAAAAGCTGCGTGTCACGCGTGAGCGCCTGGCCGCCCTGGGGCCACGGTTCTTTTCGGTGACTTTCGGTGCCGGCGGGTCCACCCGTGACCGCACCTTCGAGACGGTAATCGAGATCCAGCGGGATTCCGGCATCGACGCCGCACCCCACCTGTCCTGCATCGGCTCCACGCCGGAAAGCATCAGCGAGATCCTGGGTCAGTACCGGGAGGCAGGCATCCGCCACATCGTGGCCTTGAGGGGTGACATGCCCTCTGGAACCGGCACCGGCGGCCCAGGACACTTTCGCTATGCCAACGAGCTGGTGGAGTTCATCCGGGAGCAGCATGGCAACCACTTCCGCATCGAGGTGGCCTGCTACCCGGAGGTGCATCCGCAATCAGAAGACGCCGACACCGATCTGATGCACTTCAAGCGCAAGGTGGACGCCGGCGCCGACAGCGCCATGACGCAGTACTTCTTCAACCCGGACGCCTATTTTCGTTTCGTGGATCGCTGCGCCGACGTGGGCGTGGACATCCCCATCGTGCCGGGCATCATGCCCATCCAGAACTTCAAGCAGCTGGCCCGGTTTTCCGACGCCTGCGGTGCGGAAATCCCCCGCTGGCTGCGCAAGCGGCTGGCCACCTTCGCTGATGACCGGGAGTCGCTGCAGAACTTCGGTGTCGATGTGGTCACCGAACTCTGTTATGACCTGCTCCAGGGCGGCGCCCCGGGACTGCACTTCTATACCCTGAACAGTGCGGCGCTGACGGAGCGTATCTGGAACAATCTGGGCCTCGCGACGGAGACCGAATAG
- a CDS encoding chemotaxis protein CheW, with product MTRETMVAEDASVRSLLIPMEDSYLLLPSTVVAEVVGYSDPEPLPGDYPSWLLGRFNWRGQRIPVVAFEDINGGSGALPATRARLMVLKALGDRPELPYFAILAQGIPRLVSVHPDGIEDLEEPMDDAPAVAAAVLAHGEPAFIPDMEFLEDEIYRALFD from the coding sequence ATGACGAGGGAAACCATGGTTGCCGAAGACGCCTCAGTACGATCACTGCTGATTCCCATGGAGGACAGCTATCTGCTGTTGCCCAGCACCGTGGTGGCTGAAGTCGTCGGCTACAGTGATCCGGAGCCTTTGCCGGGGGACTACCCCAGCTGGCTGCTGGGGAGATTCAACTGGCGTGGTCAACGCATCCCGGTGGTCGCCTTCGAGGACATCAACGGCGGCAGCGGTGCACTGCCCGCAACCCGGGCGCGGCTGATGGTGCTGAAGGCTCTTGGCGATCGGCCCGAACTGCCGTACTTCGCGATCCTTGCCCAGGGCATTCCCCGCCTTGTCAGTGTGCATCCCGACGGCATCGAGGATCTGGAGGAGCCCATGGACGATGCCCCCGCCGTGGCGGCTGCCGTATTGGCCCATGGCGAGCCCGCCTTCATCCCGGACATGGAATTCCTGGAGGATGAAATCTATCGGGCACTGTTCGACTAG
- a CDS encoding chemotaxis protein CheB: MASGEPNSEQQTGAAVRVGLMADAEAGRDLRLGLERCGLKVERLPALPGGLRALDSARAQVLLVDLADASDTVFDALEELLENAPVPIVLNESGRAEQTGVWFRRLAAKLTGLAGGVAAPASARPLPAKQSEQRQPAGQQPAEPMVWVLGASFGGPEAVRRFFAALPGAPGAIFFLAQHIGDGFVELLASQLNRTTALRVVPARDGDVAEPGMVLVAPVNHVVRIGPEGTLRLEPDKAERSCRPSVDLLMQEVASRYGPRAGAIVFSGMGDDGALGVRAIAAAGGEVWAQDSGSSSVSSMPDCAAATGAVSRRGTPEELAGGLAAYLEHRAAAS, encoded by the coding sequence ATGGCATCCGGTGAGCCGAACAGTGAGCAGCAGACCGGCGCTGCCGTACGCGTTGGCCTCATGGCCGACGCCGAGGCGGGCAGGGATCTGCGACTGGGCCTCGAGCGTTGCGGCCTGAAAGTCGAGCGGCTGCCGGCGCTGCCCGGTGGCCTGCGGGCGCTGGATAGCGCCCGCGCCCAGGTGCTGCTGGTGGACCTCGCTGACGCCTCCGATACCGTCTTCGATGCCCTGGAAGAATTGCTTGAGAACGCGCCGGTGCCCATCGTACTGAATGAGTCCGGTCGTGCCGAGCAGACTGGCGTCTGGTTTCGACGCCTTGCGGCAAAGCTGACTGGTCTGGCTGGTGGCGTCGCCGCGCCTGCGTCGGCGAGACCGCTGCCGGCGAAGCAGTCGGAGCAGCGCCAGCCTGCCGGGCAGCAGCCGGCAGAGCCCATGGTCTGGGTGCTGGGTGCCTCTTTTGGCGGTCCCGAGGCGGTTCGGCGGTTTTTTGCGGCCCTGCCTGGAGCGCCGGGGGCCATCTTCTTTCTGGCGCAGCATATCGGCGACGGTTTCGTCGAACTGCTGGCCTCTCAGCTCAATCGAACCACGGCCTTGCGCGTGGTCCCCGCTCGAGATGGCGATGTCGCCGAGCCGGGCATGGTGCTGGTGGCGCCGGTGAATCATGTGGTGCGTATCGGCCCCGAGGGCACTCTGCGGCTGGAACCGGACAAGGCCGAGCGCAGCTGTCGACCCAGCGTCGACCTGCTCATGCAGGAGGTGGCGTCGCGGTACGGGCCGCGGGCCGGCGCCATCGTGTTCAGCGGCATGGGTGACGATGGAGCGCTGGGTGTGCGTGCCATCGCCGCAGCCGGTGGTGAAGTCTGGGCGCAGGACAGTGGCAGTTCTTCGGTGAGCAGCATGCCGGACTGCGCTGCGGCCACCGGAGCCGTCAGTCGCCGGGGAACCCCGGAGGAACTGGCCGGTGGGCTGGCCGCTTATCTTGAACATCGAGCCGCAGCATCATGA
- the ahcY gene encoding adenosylhomocysteinase, translating to MNAVVQANANDYIVHDIGLADWGRKEISIAETEMPGLMAVREEYRDQQPLKGARIAGSLHMTIQTAVLIEALRDLGADVRWASCNIYSTQDHAAAAIAAQGIPVFAYKGETLEEYWDYCHRIFEFGNGKTANMILDDGGDATMLLSLGSRAEQDASVLDNPGSDEEKALFASIRERIKEQPGWYSKALAEIKGVTEETTTGVSRLLRMEKAGELPFPAINVNDSVTKSKFDNLYGCRESLLDGLKRATDVMIAGKICVVCGYGDVGKGCAQSLRGQGATVWVTEIDPICALQAAMEGYRVVTMEDAADQADIFVTATGNYHVITHDHLARMKHNAIVCNIGHFDNEIDVASLKQYEWDNIKPQVDHITLPSGNKLILLAEGRLVNLGCATGHPSFVMSNSFTNQVLAQIELHRYPERYEHKVYVLPKSLDEKVAALHLQKLGAKLTELTPEQADYLGIEQKGPFKPGTYRY from the coding sequence ATGAATGCTGTCGTACAAGCCAATGCTAACGACTACATCGTGCACGACATCGGCCTCGCTGATTGGGGCCGCAAGGAAATCAGCATCGCCGAAACTGAAATGCCCGGCCTGATGGCCGTGCGCGAAGAGTATCGCGATCAACAGCCACTCAAGGGTGCCCGCATCGCCGGCAGCCTGCACATGACCATCCAGACCGCCGTGCTGATCGAAGCGTTGCGGGATCTGGGCGCTGATGTGCGCTGGGCAAGCTGCAACATCTACTCCACCCAGGATCATGCCGCGGCCGCTATTGCTGCCCAGGGCATTCCGGTGTTCGCCTACAAGGGCGAGACGCTGGAAGAATACTGGGACTACTGCCACCGGATCTTCGAATTCGGCAACGGCAAGACCGCCAACATGATTCTCGACGACGGCGGCGATGCAACCATGTTGCTGAGCCTGGGCAGCCGCGCGGAGCAGGATGCCTCGGTACTGGACAACCCCGGCAGCGACGAGGAAAAGGCGCTATTCGCGAGTATTCGCGAGCGCATCAAGGAGCAGCCGGGCTGGTACAGCAAGGCGCTGGCCGAGATCAAGGGTGTCACCGAGGAAACCACCACCGGTGTCAGCCGTCTGCTGCGCATGGAAAAGGCGGGAGAACTGCCGTTCCCGGCCATCAACGTCAACGACTCGGTCACCAAGTCCAAATTCGACAACCTCTACGGTTGCCGTGAATCCCTGCTCGACGGACTGAAACGGGCCACCGATGTGATGATTGCCGGCAAGATCTGCGTGGTCTGCGGCTATGGCGACGTCGGCAAGGGCTGTGCCCAGAGCCTGCGTGGCCAGGGTGCCACGGTGTGGGTGACCGAGATCGACCCCATCTGTGCGCTGCAGGCAGCGATGGAAGGCTACCGCGTGGTCACCATGGAAGACGCCGCCGACCAGGCGGACATCTTCGTCACCGCCACCGGCAACTACCACGTGATCACCCACGATCACCTGGCCCGCATGAAGCACAACGCCATCGTCTGCAACATTGGCCATTTCGACAACGAGATCGATGTCGCCAGCCTCAAGCAGTATGAATGGGACAACATCAAGCCGCAGGTGGATCACATTACCCTGCCCAGCGGCAACAAGCTGATCCTGCTGGCTGAGGGGCGGCTGGTGAATCTGGGTTGCGCCACCGGCCACCCCAGCTTCGTCATGTCCAACTCCTTCACCAACCAGGTGCTGGCGCAGATCGAGTTGCACCGTTATCCGGAGCGCTACGAGCACAAGGTCTACGTGCTGCCCAAGTCTCTGGATGAAAAGGTTGCCGCTCTGCACCTGCAAAAGCTCGGCGCAAAGCTCACCGAGCTGACGCCAGAGCAGGCGGACTATCTCGGCATCGAGCAGAAGGGCCCCTTCAAACCGGGCACCTACCGCTACTGA